The Diadema setosum chromosome 1, eeDiaSeto1, whole genome shotgun sequence genome has a window encoding:
- the LOC140232753 gene encoding uncharacterized protein: protein MNERSIELIINSTPIPEYQKELLTKNKQFTLHQALQLGRTYEASQAHIQALQSLEAEASSTLTAANIASMGLKHKQVQRETVPATMCKNCGGSHIKDKQHCPAAHITCYSCGKVGYYAKMCLSSKRPANKTKFRGNSKRNSSRGGANNVRRDDRRDDRRGQAVHNMSEHDEFASAQDSRQLDDKTFDVINKPKTNSNASKRDEVITSLNVRLHNRPGVCCTLNGKVDTGAQANTLPVRTFSRMFPEKMTATGTPDLRCLTTCTSSLTAYNGTPIKQYGTTIPCQHANGPWVETTFYVVESDGPVIFGLHTSLHFGLITLHCPVSIDTPVADVNSLKTAYPEQFDRVGEFEGEQHLVVDPNIPSHKDAPRKMPIALADKVKRELDRIVEQSVIRKITEPTEWVNSLTYVTKKDGSIRICLDPRHLNKSLIRPNYPHATLEELNHKFHGAKTFSKLDAKSGYWSVKLDSESQKLTTFQTPFGRYAFMRLPFGLNVSQDIFQLEMDRVREGCPGTVCIADDIVVYGATEAEHDRNLLHLMNAAKKHGLTFNSSKCNIKQNRVTFFGNVYTKDGIKPDPKKVSDLQSLPAPTCKTELQQFLGMMTYLSPFIKDFSTKSAELRDLLKKNADFLWEVHHQQAFESLKDEVSTTSVLQYYDTQAPVYLQCDASMCGLGAALLQRDDQQHLRPIAFASKTLSPTEQRYSCIERELLAIVFGVERFHTYLYGRGFHIITDHKPLIQVTQKPLTVAPARLQRMLIHLQGYNFDVTYQRGQDNTMAASPATPAGAETVVRSACQASGTPAAVQWSTSEGTASSKQMLGASNSAFQSRGTTLIRPPESQRKILQT from the coding sequence atgaatgagcgCTCGATTGAACTGATCATTAACAGCACGCCAATCCCAGAGTATCAAAAAGAGTTACTGACTAAGAACAAGCAGTTCACATTACACCAGGCATTGCAGCTTGGGCGCACGTATGAGGCATCACAGGCGCACATTCAAGCATTGCAGTCACTCGAAGCTGAAGCCTCCTCAACACTGACAGCAGCAAACATTGCATCGATGGGCCTGAAACACAAGCAGGTTCAGAGGGAAACAGTCCCAGCTACCATGTGCAAGAACTGTGGAGGTAGCCACATCAAAGACAAACAACACTGTCCAGCGGCACACATCACCTGTTATAGTTGTGGAAAAGTGGGGTACTACGCCAAGATGTGTCTATCGTCAAAGAGACCTGCAAACAAAACGAAGTTCAGAGGCAATTCCAAACGTAATTCATCACGTGGTGGAGCTAACAACGTACGTCGTGACGATCGTCGAGATGATCGCCGTGGACAAGCAGTACATAACATGAGTGAACATGATGAATTTGCTTCTGCTCAAGATTCTCGACAGCTTGATGACAAGACTTTTGATGTGATCAACAAACCAAAGACGAATTCAAATGCATCTAAGCGAGATGAAGTCATCACAAGCCTGAACGTTAGACTCCACAACCGCCCTGGAGTTTGCTGTACACTAAACGGGAAAGTTGACACTGGCGCACAAGCCAACACCTTGCCAGTACGAACTTTCAGCAGGATGTTTCCTGAGAAAATGACAGCTACAGGAACACCAGATCTGAGATGCCTCACCACATGCACATCAAGTTTGACGGCCTACAACGGCACCCCAATCAAACAGTATGGAACAACAATTCCATGCCAACATGCAAATGGACCGTGGGTTGAGACGACATTTTACGTTGTAGAATCAGACGGACCTGTGATTTTTGGCCTACACACCTCACTGCACTTTGGCCTTATCACGCTCCACTGCCCAGTGAGCATTGATACGCCTGTAGCAGATGTCAACTCATTGAAAACAGCCTACCCAGAGCAATTTGACCGTGTAGGAGAATTCGAAGGAGAGCAACATTTAGTCGTTGACCCTAACATCCCAAGCCATAAAGATGCTCCCAGAAAGATGCCTATCGCACTAGCAGATAAGGTCAAGCGTGAACTCGACAGGATTGTGGAACAAAGTGTGATCAGAAAGATCACCGAGCCAACAGAGTGGGTCAACTCCTTGACGTATGTGACGAAGAAAGATGGGTCAATCCGGATATGCCTTGATCCACGCCACCTAAACAAGTCGCTGATCAGACCGAACTATCCTCACGCAACATTAGAGGAGCTGAACCACAAATTCCACGGAGCAAAGACATTCTCAAAACTTGATGCGAAGTCGGGGTACTGGTCGGTGAAGTTGGACAGTGAAAGTCAAAAACTGACGACCTTTCAAACACCATTTGGCCGGTATGCATTCATGAGACTACCATTTGGACTCAACGTAAGCCAAGACATCTTCCAGCTTGAAATGGACCGTGTCCGAGAAGGATGTCCTGGTACTGTGTGTATTGCAGACGACATCGTGGTATATGGAGCCACTGAAGCAGAACATGATCGCAACCTGCTGCATCTCATGAATGCAGCCAAGAAGCATGGCCTGACATTCAACTCGTCCAAGTGCAACATCAAGCAAAACAGGGTCACCTTCTTTGGTAATGTGTACACCAAGGATGGCATCAAACCAGACCCGAAAAAGGTTTCTGATCTTCAGTCCTTGCCGGCACCGACATGCAAGACTGAACTCCAGCAGTTCCTCGGCATGATGACGTATCTGTCGCCATTCATCAAGGACTTCAGCACCAAGTCAGCCGAGCTAAGGGACCTGCTAAAGAAGAACGCAGACTTTCTGTGGGAAGTTCACCACCAACAAGCCTTCGAGAGCCTGAAGGATGAAGTATCAACTACTTCAGTTCTGCAGTACTACGACACCCAAGCCCCAGTATATCTGCAGTGTGATGCTAGTATGTGTGGTCTAGGGGCAGCACTCCTACAACGCGATGATCAACAGCACTTACGACCAATTGCCTTTGCAAGCAAAACACTTTCTCCAACGGAGCAAAGGTACTCCTGTATTGAGAGAGAGCTGCTAGCCATAGTGTTCGGTGTGGAAAGGTTCCATACTTACCTGTATGGACGAGGATTCCACATCATAACAGATCACAAGCCCTTGATCCAAGTGACACAGAAACCACTAACAGTGGCACCAGCACGTCTCCAACGAATGCTTATTCATCTTCAGGGCTACAACTTTGATGTAACATACCAACGAGGACAAGACAATACTATGGCAGCATCTCCAGCAACGCCAGCAGGTGCAGAAACAGTAGTACGATCAGCATGCCAGGCCAGTGGGACTCCCGCCGCTGTACAATGGTCAACCAGTGAGGGTACAGCATCCAGTAAACAAATGCTGGGAGCCAGCAACAGTGCATTCCAGAGCAGAGGAACCACGCTCATACGTCCTCCAGAGTCCCAACGGAAGATTCTTCAGACGTAA